One stretch of Streptomyces peucetius DNA includes these proteins:
- a CDS encoding 3'-5' exonuclease produces the protein MSWHRELLVGFDLETTGTDPLDARIVTAAVVELRAGEPVRSHGWMADPGISIPAQASAIHGISNERASAEGRPPHEVVDEIAEMLCGHWLRGVPVVAYNAAFDLTLLAAELQRHGLPSLTERLAGRPVGPVIDPYTIDRAVDRYRKGKRTLEAVCVEYGVVLGSAHHADADARAAVLVACAIAERHAMVASLAVAELHDRQVDWYAQWATDFQRFLRRKGTAGAVVDTSWPMRELAPVAG, from the coding sequence ATGTCCTGGCACCGCGAGCTGCTGGTCGGCTTCGATCTGGAGACGACGGGGACCGATCCGCTCGACGCACGTATCGTCACGGCGGCCGTCGTCGAACTGCGCGCGGGTGAGCCGGTGCGGAGCCACGGCTGGATGGCGGACCCGGGGATAAGCATCCCGGCACAGGCCTCCGCCATCCACGGCATCAGCAACGAGCGTGCGTCGGCGGAGGGCCGCCCCCCGCACGAGGTGGTCGACGAGATCGCCGAGATGCTCTGCGGGCACTGGCTGCGGGGCGTCCCGGTCGTCGCGTACAACGCCGCCTTCGACCTGACGCTGCTGGCCGCCGAGTTGCAGCGGCACGGCCTGCCCTCGCTGACCGAGCGGCTGGCCGGCCGGCCGGTCGGCCCCGTCATCGATCCGTACACGATCGACCGGGCCGTCGACCGGTACCGCAAGGGCAAGCGCACCCTGGAAGCGGTCTGCGTCGAGTACGGAGTGGTGCTCGGCAGCGCCCACCACGCCGACGCGGACGCCCGCGCCGCGGTCCTGGTCGCCTGCGCGATAGCCGAGCGGCACGCCATGGTGGCCTCCCTCGCCGTGGCGGAGCTGCACGACCGGCAGGTGGACTGGTACGCCCAGTGGGCGACGGACTTCCAGCGCTTCCTGCGCCGCAAGGGCACAGCGGGCGCGGTGGTCGACACGTCCTGGCCGATGCGGGAACTGGCCCCGGTAGCCGGCTGA
- a CDS encoding phosphotransferase enzyme family protein, which yields MDETRAREVLAAAGFPRGAALLALGENAVFATDREVVKVGRDAGLLARAERELAVAGWLEAAGVPAVRAAEPVPRLIDGHPVTVWHRLPDAVRPARPVDLAHLLRLVHALDPPSFELPRRELLGGVERWLRLAGDAIDPADADYLRGRRDGFATAAAELSPHLPPGPIHGDALPRNVHVGPDGPVLVDLETVSSDLREHDLVVMALSRDRYGLDPGAYDAFIDAYGWDVREWDGCAVLRGARETASCAWVAQHAPSNPKALTEFRRRVASLRDEDPEVRWYPF from the coding sequence ATGGACGAGACACGGGCACGCGAGGTACTGGCGGCGGCCGGCTTCCCGAGGGGAGCCGCCCTGCTGGCGCTCGGCGAGAACGCCGTGTTCGCGACGGACCGGGAGGTGGTGAAGGTCGGCAGGGACGCGGGCCTGCTGGCACGAGCGGAGCGGGAACTGGCCGTCGCCGGCTGGCTGGAGGCGGCCGGTGTGCCGGCGGTACGGGCCGCCGAGCCGGTCCCGCGGCTGATCGACGGCCATCCGGTGACCGTGTGGCACCGGCTGCCCGACGCCGTGCGCCCGGCACGGCCCGTCGACCTCGCTCACCTGCTGCGTCTGGTCCACGCACTTGATCCCCCTTCCTTCGAGCTGCCCCGCCGCGAACTGCTCGGCGGCGTCGAACGCTGGCTGCGGCTGGCGGGCGACGCGATCGACCCGGCCGACGCCGACTATCTGCGGGGGCGCCGTGACGGTTTCGCGACCGCTGCCGCCGAGCTCTCTCCGCACCTGCCGCCCGGCCCGATCCACGGCGACGCGCTGCCCCGCAACGTCCACGTGGGACCCGACGGCCCGGTCCTGGTCGACCTGGAGACCGTCTCCTCGGATCTGCGCGAGCACGACCTGGTGGTCATGGCCCTGTCCCGCGACCGCTACGGCCTCGACCCTGGGGCGTACGACGCCTTCATCGACGCATACGGCTGGGACGTGCGCGAGTGGGACGGCTGCGCGGTCCTGCGAGGCGCCCGCGAGACGGCCAGCTGCGCCTGGGTCGCCCAGCACGCGCCGTCCAACCCCAAGGCCCTGACCGAATTCCGTCGCCGGGTCGCCTCCTTGCGCGACGAAGACCCCGAGGTGCGCTGGTACCCCTTCTGA